ACACAGCAAGAAAATTCACTTTCACAGTCAACAAGTCATCTTACTCAGTAGAACACAAAGTAAATGGTTTATAACTCCAATATTTGCAAGGAAAATACAGTACAAAttactaaaaaatactaaaatatagaATTGTGTTCAGGCATCTCCACTACATCAATCGCAGCAGTAACCTGAAATTTGaaacttttaataaaaagttcttaaatataaattatatggcAGATGTACAGTACATtgctttttcagtctttttttccaGTGTTTTGCAGTAGAACAGGGTTCCTACCATCACCTCCCTTAGgtttaaaaaacccaaaacacaagTCTGCTGTGAGTCCTTCAGCATCATGAGTGTGAGTGATCTGAGTCTGGAATACCACTGTCTCTGTAGCTTCGGTTACTACTGCTTTCACTGTGATTGTTTTTGTACAGATTCATTCCATTAGGAGGAAATATGGTGTGTATTACAAACTCCTCCTTCGAGATGGGTTCATTGCTTATTGGTAACATCTGAAAAGAAGTTTCCCTGATTTCCAGGATAGAGTTGTCCTTCTTAGTGCCAGCTTCTGCATAGTCatcctttcttctcctcccttTGCTATATGCACAGTTCCTTGAGAAGAGCGATCCATTCCTATGAACATACCAACACACTAAAGCAAGAAGGGCAATGGTAACCAGGGCCACAGCCCCACCAATGATGGCAGCCAAAGGTAAATTGGGGTTTTTGTAAggttctttctcttgctctcgATTGAGGGTGGTTGTAGGGTTGTACATTCGAAGGGGTGCAGTTTCAGTCTCAATACAAACAGGAGTTTCATCAAATAGGTAGAGGTTGCTGGTTTCCATGGGAACCATGCATACTTTATAGGGTGAATCAGGCTCCAGGGCTGTGACCAAGTACTCACTGCGTTCCCCTGTTACAATCGTTTCTGTTATAGATCCAAATGCCGGGCTATGGCCCAGTTTAAGCCAGCTGAGTCTCAAAGCAGTCATAGGTAGAGCAAGTTTCCAAGAGATATGAATGGTCTCAGAGGTGACAGACTTCACAGTAATTGTAATTGTTTTTCTTGAGGGACTCCCTGTGGTTTGGTGATCCTTAGTGAGCTTGGGGTTCTTAATATCTGGCTGTTTGGTCACTGGAGCTGGCCACTGTCCTTGGGCAGGATACACTGTGTTGGGTATTGCAGTGGTTATCTGAATGGTGCTTACAATCCCACTGTCCTTACAATCAAACAGTTCTGCATTGAGATCCTTAATAGCCATCCCACGAACCTTTTCTGGGGCTTGGCACATGAGCCCACGCACGTTGACCTTCACAGGTAGTGATTGTAACCAGTCACGTACCCATTTCATCTTGCACCCGCAATACCAGGGATTGTTGCGAAGAATCAGTTGTGTTATATTGTCCAAATCATCAAAGATACCCTGAGGTAAATTACTTAGGTTATTATTGGACATATCCAGTCGATAGAGCTGCCTTAgataagaaaaagcatttggggGCACCCGATTGATGTGGTTATCTTGAAGATAAAGCTTCCTCAGGTTTGTGCCTGGAAGGTTTACTGGTGCAGCAGTCAGGGAATTCCGCACCAGGGACAGCTCTGTCAAATTAACTAGGTTGAAGAAAACTTTGTCACCTAAACCATGATTGTTCAACAGGTTTCCATCTAGAACCAGGCGTTTTAGACTAGTGAGACCTTGAAGAGATGGTGATGAAATAGTGGATATGCGATTATCATCCAAGCGTAGTTCTTCTATAGTCCTGGGCAAACCCCAGGGAATTGTGCTAAGGTGATTACGGGACAGGAAAAGCAGTCGGAGATAGTTGCTGTCTCGGAATGCTCCCTCTTCTATGCTAACTGCAGAGACAGAGTTGTCATCTAAATGTAATTCTTCCAGATAGGGAATTTTTGAAAGTGAATCATAAGTGATAGTCCTTATGTTATTTTCTTGCAAATGTAACTCTTTTACATACTTTGGGAGGTTGGTAGGAAATTCATCTAAACTGTTGTGGTATAGGTATATTCTTTCTACTTTCAGCAAGTTTTTCAAATCTGAAGGAATCCCAGCATTATTTATTTGGTTGTTCTGAAGGTAGAGAGTTGTAGCATCCTCTGGTATTCCTGTTGGAATGGATGTCAGAAAGCGATCATTACAGTAAATGAAACCCGCATCGCAGCGACACACAGATGGACAGGATTTAGCCATAACTGATAGAGGTGCTACTTGAAGGAACAGCCCAATTTTAGTCCCGATGAGGAAGATGCTCCAGGCTGGGCTGATCATGGTCAGCAGTGTTGAGGTCTTTATACAAGGTAGCTTCCGTTACTTCAGAACCCTAAAATGAAGTGagtaaaaaaagacagaaaacaataaGGCCAGCATACTGAATATAATGTTTAAAACGAACGTGGAAACTAAAATATCCATAatcacttttaatattttcatttgttttgggaGGGGGCATAATAGGGTTTATTGCTAGCTAACAATAGACACTGTCATATAATCTCTTTACCTTAAtggtttcttaatttctttataaattaaaaagtatctGTCCTAAATCcatttgattttgaaatgttaaatataattGAAGTTTTATTGAATAATCCaaagtattttaattatactttatatCAACCTTTAGACAGTCACTGATCAAGCTAATTGAATATCCATTTCTTACTTAATATTCATAATAAGTAACACCTTGGaatattatttgttatatttaaagGTAATCATTTTACTGTTATCAAAAAAccacacatttttatatttactttttattaggcAAAAACTATACAGGTGTagaaaaatgtcataaaatacCTATTCTCTTCATACTCAGGAATAGTTACACACATCTTGAGATCCTCAATCTCAAACCCATAGTTTGCTTTGATTATTaatgtcatttcattttctttggttatTAATTTTAAGCGTTATTTTAAATGGATGGATttctataagaaaataagaatgattccttcatttatttttgggAAAGAATTACAAAGCTAATACATCCAGCTAACCTAAGTGGAAAATTTCACTTCATATTAAACTCTGTCTTTCTTCTGTTCACATTTTGTTATATGTTTCATACTGCAGGTTTTAATGACTTTGTccacatttttcattattttctacctCATAACGTGTTGTCACagtacatttatatttctttgaattcTAACCTAGAACATAAATCAACTTTTTCTATGGCTGGCAAAGTATAGATTTATACTGATGTATTGTGTAATATAATCTCTTCTGTCCTTTTAAGTATTAATTAGCCTTTGTAATTTTaggcatgaaaataaaatactttgtttttcCTACCTTATTGAACGATGAGAGTAAATTTTGCGGGGGTGAATATCCAATGcacatatattattttcctgGTGAGGGACTGGGACTTATAAACTTTTGTTTAGTCCTTGGAAATGTTCTTCACCGTTTATTCAAGTAATCCTATGGCGTACACACCTCCAGATCAGGCTTGCTGTTGTCAATGAACATTCCAGCTGCAGTTCAGCATGGTGGGCAAGCTCATTAAAGTGGGGGCAGAAACAATTCTGCTTCCTGTTACTGTGTAGGACACATGGtttcctatgtattttttttttctttctgatagaGTTTCTGTGTGAAAGTTCCTTTTGTGTAGCTTAATTCCCTTAGTGGAAATTGCCCTCTTTGAAATTCTTATTGGCTCTTCCGTGCAATGTGGTCAGAGATAGTAACTTCAGATCCTCATGAAGAAAGTCATTCATGATGCTAAGGCCTGTATAGTAATAGGTTTTTCAGGCAGTTACCCCCTACCTTTATTCCCATCCAGGATTATCCAAGTATAAACTTTGTACAGTAGCTACATCCTGAGGTATGATTACCTGCTGTGAAATAGCTATTTCCAGCTTTTGCTTCTTGCTGATTTTTCAGAATGTCTGGTGCAGTCACGTTATACAAGAACAGGTATTCTCTTTTAAGAAGTAAAGGAAACTAAATTCTTCATGTAAAGAAAAGGAGGCATACTAAATTTCCTTTATATTTCTCTTCCTTAAAATATACTGGGACTGAGCATCTCCTGTGAAAGTAAAAGGTTTTAATGAACTATTAATAATGAACTTTAACATACTAGAGAAATTTCCTAGACATTTAATTTCAATGTCTTAAAATAACGCATCTTTCATCATAGTGGTTAGTCAGAAGGGATAGGTTGACCTCTTTGTTTTTAGACTTCTCATTTTCTTATACAAATAAATTAGGAGCCAAAGTTGAGATTGTCATCAAACAGATAATTTCTATTATCTGATTGTGTCACTTTGAATTAAACACCATGGCTTTCAAATTCAAGCCagtctttaaaaatttacttttaaatcacatgcataaaatgataaaatgtttaaaaagaagaaaacaagtacATGTCAAAGAGGTGAGCAAatacattaacaaatatttttgacagAAATGCCAAGGTAACTTTTTAGGCATTTCTGAACATGATTTAACAAAGTCACACAATCCACAATTTAgagttgaaaagactattttaaaagcttttcttttgatttgCTTAGTGCCCTGTTTGATTCCTCCTGCAGGTCTCAATTCTCCCAACTGCAGAATGTTGACATCATCCCCTTTCTCTTTAGGGGTGTATCTAAGGACTACTTAGTGATCTTGAAACTCTAAGCACTCAGGTGTTCTTGCCCAAAAGGTGACATAGAAGTTCAAGTCATATTTAGTTTTTCTGGAGAATACtgttctaattttcttttagcatactgagtttgaaaaaaaaatttgtatttgaaATAGGAGGGACACTATTATTTCAATCTCCTTGTAGTGACCATTAGGAAAGCACATCAAAACCAGATGGGGCATTTCTCTCTAGGTTCATACATGAATATTGCCAGTTTTTAATaagtgtatttttcatttccaaaagaAGACTTTTGGCTTGACTAAAGAGATCGTTGAATTTAATGTTGACTGCTTTGCCCATTATCAAATATGCACGAAGATTTTTTGAGAGTTTAGAGGAGGTGAGTAATATTCGAATTGGTTATGCAGGGTCATCCACTCTGATACTTTGTATATATGTAGGGAACATTTGAGTATCCTGGAAATATGTGACCCTGAAAGTAAGGACTAAAGTAGTAGCAATTTGCTTCTCCCACAGTTGCTATCTAACATCCAACAAGTATAGCATCTGTTCCATAATTCAAATACTCTGCTGAACGAGTATGTTAAATAAGGCCACAATTTGTGTTTCTGGTTCTCTccaaaaattcagtttcttttaGTTTGCTAACTACATACCAACGTGGTCATAGGCTATATTAAcggaagaaaagtgaaaaaaattacagatacatataatttattatttacgCAACTTGAAACAAAAATAGCAGTTAGCAGATGGATCAAACAGTCTCTAGTGAATATTGCAAAGTGCCCACAGAGGAAAGTTTAAATGATTTATTGTTTAATGTGAGGTTTTACTGTGATGCCTTTAGGGCTTTGCTCATTATTGTCAAATTCCAATAGTATCTTTTCTTGAAAACTGTTGCTTTCTCAGTGTGTGAAAATAGAAAACCAAGCTGTTGAAATTATAATTACaaagttactttttaaagtatcttctgtaaaagttttttaaacttgaaaattattcaacatataaaataatgtgGTTAATTTAAGTTTAGAAAACAATTGCTTATGTTAAATTGCATTAGAAACTAATTAAAAaccattataaaaataacaagtgAGAACCTGCTTAAAATGTTACCAAGAGTCAAGCATTTCTGATATTCCAGGGATGATGGTGAGGCAATATATACTTGAGATGATGAATCCGCTGATTGGGGATTTAAAAACTGATTGTTCCCTGAGTCAGGTCAGACCACAGTGTGTCCAAGGTGATGATCATAATGATAACCAGacataaaataaatgtcttttatctTGTGtctgaactatatatatatttcaccaaataaggCTCTAACAATATGTattgattttcacatttttaacccAGAGAATGAAAGAGTTCTAAATTGGTGTGAAAAGACGGAagattaatttgtttattttacctGTTTTACATTTGTGAAGCtgctttctctattctgtttgatATGCAAACTCACATTTGCCATTCATACAATAGTGGTAATAATGTGGGATTAACAGAAAGCCTTAAATCTCATTAAGTTCTTGGAAAATGTCATTCTCTTCTCCCCACATTGtattaaaataaaaggcaaaaacataAAACAGGTTTCTTAGGAGAGAAGGATATTCTTTTGGAAATGAAGATTACGTTCAGAGCTACTCTCATATGTCCCTACTCCCTTAGGCTCAAAACAGTTCATGTTTAACTACGTTTTATATCTTCTCTTTCCCATTTATGTTTGAAACTATAGTGCTAAACAGatttttgggttttggttttggCATATTAAAGGCTGCAAGGATCTCTTCATCAAAAATGAACGATCCTCTCCTATCCTTAGACCTTCCCCTTTCTGAGCTGGATCTACATATTTGCGCACCTAGAAATACTGTAGTCAAATGTtgatgatgaaaagaaaaatgacccCCACTGGCATGGACACTGTGGCCAGGTTTCCACAACACTGACTTCAGAGCCTTTCTGTCTGCCTAGGCTTGAAAGAGGCCATTACTTCTGAACAAAATGAATCGATCTTTTAGAAAAATACTGTTAATGGGGTAGCTTGGGGGGAAAACATAAATGAAGCCCTGGTAACTTAATggaatgtttaaaaacattttttaatggaatcattatttaactataaaacacttaaaactgtagtaaaaagaagaaaaacataaccACCTCACTGATGAATCAAATTTTTAATAGGGATCCTTATATTCATATTcagtttatttttacaaataaaaattgtggggtttttttgcatttataatgTAATCATCAAGTCTGAAAAGCTTCCAATTTATTTCCATGATACACCCAATAAAACATGTAAATAGATAAGGATACTATTTTAGGGAAACTAATATAAGAAGTTGTATCTGAATAGAAAActagtatttaaataaaatcaagaacttGGGGCAATCTACATGTTTATATGATTTCTTCCCTGCTACTACAATATTTTGGAGGTGGGAGtgttatgagaagatatttcttaTGTTTTGAGAATATTACTTAGATTAAGATGAAGCTGTATA
This window of the Gorilla gorilla gorilla isolate KB3781 chromosome 21, NHGRI_mGorGor1-v2.1_pri, whole genome shotgun sequence genome carries:
- the FLRT3 gene encoding leucine-rich repeat transmembrane protein FLRT3, which encodes MISPAWSIFLIGTKIGLFLQVAPLSVMAKSCPSVCRCDAGFIYCNDRFLTSIPTGIPEDATTLYLQNNQINNAGIPSDLKNLLKVERIYLYHNSLDEFPTNLPKYVKELHLQENNIRTITYDSLSKIPYLEELHLDDNSVSAVSIEEGAFRDSNYLRLLFLSRNHLSTIPWGLPRTIEELRLDDNRISTISSPSLQGLTSLKRLVLDGNLLNNHGLGDKVFFNLVNLTELSLVRNSLTAAPVNLPGTNLRKLYLQDNHINRVPPNAFSYLRQLYRLDMSNNNLSNLPQGIFDDLDNITQLILRNNPWYCGCKMKWVRDWLQSLPVKVNVRGLMCQAPEKVRGMAIKDLNAELFDCKDSGIVSTIQITTAIPNTVYPAQGQWPAPVTKQPDIKNPKLTKDHQTTGSPSRKTITITVKSVTSETIHISWKLALPMTALRLSWLKLGHSPAFGSITETIVTGERSEYLVTALEPDSPYKVCMVPMETSNLYLFDETPVCIETETAPLRMYNPTTTLNREQEKEPYKNPNLPLAAIIGGAVALVTIALLALVCWYVHRNGSLFSRNCAYSKGRRRKDDYAEAGTKKDNSILEIRETSFQMLPISNEPISKEEFVIHTIFPPNGMNLYKNNHSESSSNRSYRDSGIPDSDHSHS